A genome region from Pseudanabaena sp. Chao 1811 includes the following:
- a CDS encoding fructosamine kinase family protein: MWDEIAIAISQATGAKFTSDHRQAQSGGCINQTTKISDGKRDFFVKTNTANQLDMFVAEAIALQQMYATKTMRVPQPICWGIAGEAAYLVMENLDFGGGQDWEAMGRHLAAMHRVTSDRGFGWDRDNTIGATPQINNWTNSWLDFWREYRLAFQIRLAKRKGWRCSIPEEKIYAALPKFFRDYQPQPSMVHGDLWGGNAAFVKGEPVIFDPALYFGDREVDLAMTELFGGFPSQFYRAYNAAYPLDVGYKERKTLYNLYHILNHFNLFGGGYGSQANRMIESICQ, from the coding sequence ATGTGGGATGAAATTGCGATCGCCATTTCGCAGGCAACGGGTGCAAAATTTACGAGCGATCACCGTCAAGCGCAGTCGGGTGGCTGCATTAACCAGACCACTAAAATATCCGATGGGAAGCGTGATTTTTTTGTAAAAACGAATACCGCCAATCAGTTAGATATGTTTGTGGCGGAGGCGATCGCACTCCAGCAAATGTATGCAACCAAAACAATGCGCGTACCCCAGCCGATCTGCTGGGGGATCGCTGGTGAGGCGGCTTATTTGGTGATGGAAAATCTGGATTTTGGGGGAGGTCAAGATTGGGAAGCGATGGGTCGGCATTTGGCGGCGATGCATCGGGTAACGAGCGATCGCGGGTTTGGTTGGGATCGTGACAATACGATTGGTGCAACTCCCCAGATTAACAATTGGACAAATAGTTGGCTTGATTTTTGGCGTGAATATCGGCTCGCTTTTCAAATTCGTTTAGCTAAGCGCAAAGGTTGGCGTTGCAGTATTCCCGAAGAGAAAATCTATGCAGCTTTACCTAAATTTTTTCGCGATTATCAACCACAACCCTCAATGGTGCATGGAGATCTTTGGGGTGGCAATGCTGCCTTTGTCAAGGGTGAGCCTGTGATTTTCGATCCTGCGCTATATTTTGGCGATCGCGAAGTAGATCTAGCAATGACAGAGTTATTTGGCGGCTTTCCATCGCAGTTTTATCGCGCCTACAATGCAGCTTATCCCCTTGATGTTGGCTACAAAGAGCGCAAAACTCTCTACAATCTCTATCACATTCTCAATCACTTCAATCTCTTTGGTGGCGGCTACGGCTCCCAAGCTAATCGGATGATTGAAAGTATTTGCCAATAA
- a CDS encoding DUF2834 domain-containing protein — protein MPNKLGFWLIWILFSVYAFIFAPPDRPDTLQLILKLSTGDWQGTNALIVALFNLMGVFPFIYACMLASDGRGQKVPAWLFASLSFLVGAFALLPYFALREPNPTFIGKKNRLISALESRWTGIGLSAIAIYFLVYGFANGDWADFIQQWQTSRFIHMTSLDFCMLSLLFPWLLSDDMERRGMTDDRFFTFIALVPLVGALIYLCLRSPLIESEQEATA, from the coding sequence ATGCCTAATAAACTTGGATTTTGGTTGATTTGGATTTTATTTTCGGTCTATGCCTTCATCTTTGCGCCGCCTGATCGCCCCGATACCTTGCAACTAATTCTCAAATTGAGTACGGGAGACTGGCAAGGCACAAATGCCTTGATTGTTGCCCTGTTTAACCTCATGGGCGTATTTCCCTTCATTTATGCCTGTATGCTAGCCAGCGACGGACGTGGACAAAAAGTACCCGCTTGGCTATTTGCCAGCCTCTCATTTTTGGTTGGAGCCTTTGCCCTACTTCCCTACTTTGCTCTGCGGGAACCAAACCCCACCTTTATCGGCAAAAAGAACCGACTGATTTCCGCCTTAGAGTCACGCTGGACAGGGATTGGACTTAGCGCGATCGCCATTTACTTCTTGGTCTATGGATTCGCCAATGGTGACTGGGCTGATTTTATCCAGCAATGGCAAACTAGCCGATTTATCCATATGACGAGTTTAGATTTCTGTATGTTGTCTCTGCTATTTCCTTGGTTACTTAGTGATGACATGGAAAGACGCGGCATGACAGACGATCGCTTTTTTACATTTATTGCCCTAGTTCCCTTAGTCGGCGCATTGATTTACCTCTGCTTGCGATCGCCTTTAATCGAAAGCGAACAAGAAGCTACCGCTTAA
- a CDS encoding tetratricopeptide repeat protein translates to MEWREFLTQLADENIRNLKDLNSNAPTEATVRKTFIESFPEHHGVADNPFKGDKTKEAQQTLVYKCFEKVCPDLQDKRKGKWQILRDWLNDEFSSLSSHQKKDQVRANEPLPSIPVWHGREELLTQLQELLKESALRVLVLLGQGGIGKTSLAIKLMEKIKPQYQQVFYFRVREGTSFDDLANLILGDLQANFPKVENKIYGILQCLEKERCLLVLDNLEEILQPACEDNGSGNAVSQPRKSRLEPVGDLLNALVYGRHNSHVLLTSREMPYDLAERRSDGEIDPLLVRVERITGVSQSNSVQILKDLKLPDSETDLAWVAEQVDGHVLLLKLLVGASQGRRGYLRQNPQLVTKKAEPILRAQLGRLSEAAKDLLVRMCVLRVGIDVHGLTFLRLYTDDWENDERFEMAVITEEPVKLTFEELEETELLIGQLVAASLVQSRYDETRYRDFYDLHPVIVQFLQREYADKIPELMGSVYKFYCTGKNLDNPKTLEDLRPVLEAQYFAFQIGNYDEAKSLIYQIEDYLEFWGYWSLLLELYEQVLPYLKKSSQPYILQRIGSRHRAWGNWHEAEKYYQDGLSIAKELDDQSLIAGLTGNLGGIERNRGNWDAAESLFRQCLEVEEELGDRAGMATSWGALGGIERNRGNWDAAESLFRQSLQLSTELGDRVGMATSWGALGDIEHNRGNWDAAESLFRQCLEVEEELGDRAGMATSWGALGGIERNRGNWDAAESLFRQSLQLSTELGDRVGMATSWGALGDIEHNRGNWDAAESLYRQCLEFEEELGDRAGMASSWGLLGDIERNRGNWDAAESLYRQSLQLRTELGDREGMARSIGSLGEVELGRENLDLAETLLNDALQRFTELGNLQYMAECNFRLAQVWQKREDLTFAQKYYDKAKTIYQQLGAVKEIERIEKEWQL, encoded by the coding sequence ATGGAGTGGCGGGAGTTTTTAACGCAGCTTGCTGATGAGAATATTAGAAATCTTAAAGATTTAAATTCTAACGCACCTACCGAAGCAACTGTGCGAAAAACTTTTATTGAGTCATTCCCCGAACATCATGGAGTTGCAGATAATCCTTTTAAAGGTGATAAGACCAAGGAAGCACAGCAAACCTTGGTTTATAAGTGTTTTGAGAAAGTTTGCCCTGATTTACAAGATAAGAGAAAAGGTAAGTGGCAAATTTTAAGAGATTGGCTAAATGATGAGTTTTCATCACTAAGTTCACATCAAAAGAAAGATCAAGTTCGGGCTAATGAACCTTTACCTTCGATTCCAGTGTGGCATGGGCGGGAGGAGTTGCTCACTCAGTTGCAAGAGCTTTTGAAAGAGTCTGCTTTGCGGGTGTTGGTGTTATTGGGGCAGGGGGGGATTGGGAAGACGAGTTTGGCGATCAAACTGATGGAGAAGATTAAGCCACAGTATCAGCAGGTGTTTTATTTTCGGGTGCGGGAAGGGACGAGTTTTGATGATTTGGCGAATTTGATATTGGGGGATTTACAAGCCAATTTCCCCAAAGTTGAGAATAAGATTTATGGGATATTGCAATGCTTGGAGAAAGAGCGTTGTTTGTTGGTGTTGGATAATTTAGAGGAGATTTTACAGCCAGCTTGTGAAGACAATGGCTCTGGTAATGCGGTAAGTCAGCCCAGAAAGTCGCGATTAGAACCAGTGGGCGATTTGTTGAATGCGTTGGTTTATGGGCGACATAATTCCCATGTTTTGCTAACTAGTCGGGAGATGCCCTATGACTTGGCAGAGCGACGCAGTGATGGGGAAATCGATCCGCTTTTAGTGCGGGTGGAGAGAATAACGGGGGTATCTCAGTCAAATAGCGTCCAAATCTTGAAGGATTTGAAGTTGCCAGATAGTGAGACGGATCTGGCATGGGTTGCGGAGCAGGTGGATGGTCATGTGTTGTTGCTAAAGCTCTTGGTTGGGGCTAGCCAAGGAAGGCGGGGATATTTGCGGCAAAATCCGCAACTGGTGACGAAAAAGGCAGAACCAATCCTACGGGCGCAACTGGGACGACTCAGTGAAGCGGCAAAGGATCTATTGGTGCGGATGTGTGTGTTGCGGGTGGGGATTGATGTGCATGGATTAACCTTTTTGCGTTTGTATACCGATGATTGGGAAAATGATGAACGCTTTGAGATGGCAGTGATAACTGAGGAACCTGTGAAATTGACTTTTGAGGAACTTGAAGAAACGGAATTACTGATCGGGCAGTTGGTAGCGGCGAGTTTGGTACAGAGCCGTTATGATGAAACGCGCTATCGAGATTTTTACGATCTCCATCCTGTAATCGTGCAGTTTTTGCAACGGGAATATGCGGACAAGATTCCTGAACTGATGGGGAGCGTGTATAAGTTCTACTGCACTGGCAAAAACCTAGATAATCCGAAAACCCTTGAAGACTTGCGCCCTGTTTTAGAAGCCCAGTATTTTGCATTTCAGATAGGGAATTATGATGAGGCTAAAAGTTTAATTTACCAAATAGAAGATTACTTGGAGTTTTGGGGTTATTGGTCGCTCTTATTGGAACTTTACGAACAGGTTTTACCATATCTAAAAAAGTCTAGCCAGCCTTATATTTTGCAGCGCATTGGCTCTAGACATAGAGCTTGGGGTAATTGGCATGAAGCAGAAAAATATTATCAAGATGGTTTATCTATTGCCAAAGAGCTAGACGATCAGAGTTTAATCGCAGGATTAACTGGAAATTTAGGAGGAATCGAGCGCAACCGAGGCAACTGGGATGCGGCGGAATCTCTCTTCAGGCAATGTTTAGAAGTTGAAGAAGAATTAGGCGATCGCGCGGGTATGGCAACTTCTTGGGGAGCATTGGGAGGCATCGAGCGCAATCGTGGCAACTGGGATGCGGCGGAATCTCTCTTCAGGCAATCTTTGCAATTAAGTACTGAATTAGGCGATCGCGTGGGTATGGCAACTTCTTGGGGAGCATTGGGAGACATCGAGCACAATCGTGGCAACTGGGATGCGGCGGAATCTCTCTTCAGGCAATGTTTAGAAGTTGAAGAAGAATTAGGCGATCGCGCGGGTATGGCAACTTCTTGGGGAGCATTGGGAGGCATCGAGCGCAATCGTGGCAACTGGGATGCGGCGGAATCTCTCTTCAGGCAATCTTTGCAATTAAGTACTGAATTAGGCGATCGCGTGGGTATGGCAACTTCTTGGGGAGCATTGGGAGACATCGAGCACAATCGTGGCAACTGGGATGCGGCGGAATCTCTCTACAGGCAATGTTTAGAATTTGAAGAAGAATTAGGCGATCGCGCGGGTATGGCAAGTTCTTGGGGATTATTGGGAGACATCGAGCGCAATCGTGGCAACTGGGATGCGGCGGAATCTCTCTACAGGCAATCTTTGCAATTAAGAACTGAATTAGGCGATCGCGAGGGCATGGCAAGGTCTATCGGTTCGCTTGGTGAAGTTGAATTAGGTAGAGAAAATCTTGATTTAGCAGAAACACTTTTAAATGATGCGTTACAGCGTTTTACTGAGTTAGGCAATTTGCAATATATGGCTGAATGTAACTTTCGATTAGCCCAAGTTTGGCAAAAGCGCGAAGATCTCACTTTTGCTCAGAAATATTACGACAAAGCCAAAACCATCTATCAACAACTTGGCGCAGTCAAAGAAATAGAGCGCATCGAAAAGGAATGGCAACTTTAA
- a CDS encoding HepT-like ribonuclease domain-containing protein produces the protein MSSRTLEQRLQDILSQAEEILQFTRGMNFSDFAGDAKTVKAVLYDLAVIGEAARSLLPDILDVYPDVPWEDMRSLRNFTVHEYFRVNLKIIWATIQEDLPPLIEQIRELIAKIEIG, from the coding sequence GTGTCTTCTAGGACTTTAGAACAGAGATTACAAGATATTCTCAGTCAAGCAGAAGAAATTTTACAGTTTACGAGAGGTATGAATTTTTCTGATTTTGCTGGTGATGCAAAGACGGTCAAGGCTGTTTTGTATGATTTAGCGGTGATTGGAGAGGCAGCGCGAAGTCTTTTGCCTGATATTTTGGATGTATACCCTGATGTGCCTTGGGAAGATATGCGGTCTTTGCGAAATTTTACAGTCCATGAGTATTTTCGTGTTAATTTGAAAATTATCTGGGCAACGATCCAAGAAGATTTGCCACCGTTGATTGAGCAAATTCGTGAACTTATTGCCAAAATTGAAATAGGGTGA
- a CDS encoding nucleotidyltransferase family protein, which yields MKLADRDLEIVNANSTVLSCEEAIALLQEHREAIAQFHVSALFLFGSVGRNEANVKSDVDLLVEFEKPVGLFTFARLQRYLERVLGCAIDLGTPDSLQPYLRDIVMGESKRVF from the coding sequence ATGAAACTAGCAGATCGGGATCTTGAAATCGTAAATGCAAATAGTACGGTGTTGTCTTGTGAAGAGGCGATCGCATTGTTGCAAGAACACCGTGAGGCGATCGCGCAGTTTCATGTTTCAGCTTTGTTTTTGTTTGGCTCGGTGGGTAGAAATGAGGCAAATGTTAAAAGTGATGTAGATTTGTTGGTGGAATTTGAGAAGCCTGTAGGTTTGTTTACATTTGCACGGTTACAGCGTTATTTGGAAAGGGTTTTAGGCTGTGCGATCGACTTGGGGACACCTGATTCTTTGCAGCCTTATTTGCGGGATATTGTGATGGGAGAATCAAAACGTGTCTTCTAG
- a CDS encoding SIMPL domain-containing protein — translation MLPESNAPTPKAFPQLFSGMLALAIALVGSAYLASNALRSLRSNDNLTVIGSSTRPIRSDFVIWRSSVSSQQATLPLAYQELKRHSEKVQAYFKSKNIPNEAITLSAIDTQPIPETNSNGVQTGRTIAYRLVQRFEIRSKDVDAITAIARSSTELINDGLPFISEPAEYLYTELGKLRVDMISEATKDAKARGEAIVNVSGSRLGTIRKAETDVFQITARYSTEVSNSGAYNTTTIDKDIRAVVAITFAVE, via the coding sequence ATGCTGCCAGAATCTAACGCCCCAACCCCCAAAGCATTTCCCCAACTATTTAGCGGAATGCTTGCCCTCGCGATCGCCCTAGTCGGTAGCGCCTATCTCGCCAGTAATGCCCTGCGATCGCTAAGATCCAATGACAACCTTACTGTAATTGGTTCCTCAACCCGTCCGATTCGTTCTGATTTTGTGATTTGGCGAAGTTCCGTTTCTAGTCAGCAAGCCACATTGCCCCTCGCATACCAAGAACTGAAGCGCCATTCCGAAAAAGTACAAGCCTACTTCAAGAGCAAAAATATTCCCAATGAGGCGATCACCCTAAGTGCGATCGATACTCAACCAATTCCCGAAACAAATAGTAACGGCGTGCAAACAGGTCGAACCATTGCCTATCGCTTAGTTCAACGGTTTGAAATTCGTTCCAAAGATGTTGATGCAATTACGGCGATCGCGCGATCGAGTACGGAATTGATTAATGATGGTCTGCCCTTCATTTCCGAACCTGCGGAATATCTCTATACGGAACTCGGCAAATTGCGCGTAGATATGATTTCTGAAGCGACCAAAGATGCAAAGGCTAGAGGTGAAGCGATCGTCAATGTCTCAGGCAGTCGCCTCGGCACGATCCGCAAAGCCGAAACCGATGTCTTCCAAATTACCGCCCGATATTCCACCGAAGTTAGCAACAGTGGTGCATATAACACCACCACCATCGACAAAGATATCCGCGCCGTAGTCGCGATTACCTTTGCAGTCGAATAA
- the purB gene encoding adenylosuccinate lyase, translating into MIERYTLPEMGRLWTDRHKYQTWLQVEIAVCEAQAELGYIPADAVEEIKAKANFDADRVNEIELTVKHDMIAFLTNVNEYVGDAGRYIHLGLTSSDVLDTALAVQLVDSLEIIQAQLEEAIQAIRYQAQQHRYTIMSGRTHGIHAEPITFGFKLAGWLAEMLRHRDRLLNLNKTIAVGKISGAVGTYANVDPRIEAIACQKLGLQPDCASTQVISRDRHAEFSQVLALIGASIERFAVEIRNLQRTDVLEVEEHFTKGQKGSSAMPHKRNPIRSERLTGMARLLRGYATTALENVALWHERDISHSAAERVLLPDSCILTHFMLREITDLTKNLLVHTHNMERNLYCYGGVVFSQQVLLGLVTKGLSREDSYAIVQKAAHLAWNKTDGDFRKLISEDETVKKTFSEEELAACFDPNKHLKNLDQIYQRLGI; encoded by the coding sequence TTGATAGAACGCTATACGTTACCCGAAATGGGTCGGTTATGGACGGATCGCCATAAATACCAAACTTGGTTGCAAGTTGAGATCGCCGTTTGCGAGGCTCAGGCAGAACTAGGATATATTCCTGCCGATGCTGTCGAAGAAATTAAGGCGAAAGCAAACTTTGATGCCGATCGCGTCAATGAAATTGAGTTAACGGTCAAGCACGACATGATCGCGTTTTTGACCAACGTAAATGAATATGTAGGTGATGCAGGGCGATACATCCACCTCGGTTTGACTAGTTCCGATGTGCTAGATACAGCTCTAGCAGTGCAATTAGTCGATAGTTTAGAAATCATCCAAGCCCAGTTAGAAGAAGCCATCCAAGCGATTCGCTACCAAGCCCAACAACATCGCTACACGATTATGTCGGGTCGGACGCATGGTATCCATGCCGAGCCAATTACCTTTGGATTTAAGCTCGCTGGCTGGTTAGCGGAAATGTTGCGCCATCGCGATCGCCTCTTGAACTTAAATAAGACTATTGCTGTCGGTAAAATTTCGGGCGCAGTTGGTACTTATGCCAATGTTGACCCACGCATCGAGGCGATCGCCTGTCAAAAATTGGGACTCCAGCCCGACTGTGCATCGACGCAGGTAATTTCTCGCGATCGTCATGCCGAGTTTTCGCAAGTACTAGCCCTGATCGGCGCATCGATCGAGCGCTTTGCCGTGGAGATTCGCAACTTGCAACGTACCGATGTCCTTGAAGTGGAAGAACATTTCACCAAAGGACAAAAAGGCTCCTCAGCAATGCCTCACAAGCGCAATCCAATCCGTTCGGAACGCTTAACAGGTATGGCGCGTTTATTGCGTGGTTATGCGACGACGGCTCTGGAAAATGTTGCCCTATGGCATGAACGCGATATTTCCCACAGTGCGGCGGAACGGGTGTTACTACCTGATAGCTGCATCCTAACTCACTTCATGCTTAGGGAAATCACGGATTTAACCAAAAATCTGTTAGTGCATACCCACAACATGGAGCGCAATCTCTATTGTTACGGTGGTGTGGTCTTCAGTCAGCAGGTACTTCTCGGACTAGTCACTAAGGGCTTGAGCCGTGAAGATAGCTATGCGATCGTCCAGAAAGCTGCCCACCTTGCATGGAATAAAACTGATGGTGATTTCCGTAAGTTAATCAGCGAAGATGAAACCGTGAAGAAAACTTTCTCTGAAGAAGAGTTAGCCGCTTGCTTCGATCCCAATAAGCATTTGAAGAATCTCGACCAGATTTATCAAAGATTAGGAATTTAG
- a CDS encoding YggT family protein, with protein sequence MDAIAVSSLALNIVLGLFILMYIFRIVMTWYPQIPLKQFPYSLITFPTEPLLFVLRKLIPPIGGIDISPVIGVGIFSLLREMLLGQQGILTMLQ encoded by the coding sequence GTGGACGCGATCGCTGTTAGCTCTCTTGCGCTCAATATTGTGTTGGGACTATTCATCCTCATGTATATATTTCGCATCGTGATGACATGGTATCCCCAGATTCCCCTCAAGCAATTTCCCTATAGCCTGATTACTTTCCCTACTGAGCCTTTATTATTCGTGCTGCGGAAATTAATCCCACCCATCGGCGGCATTGATATTTCCCCTGTGATCGGTGTGGGCATTTTTAGCCTTTTGCGGGAAATGTTGCTCGGTCAGCAAGGCATTTTGACCATGCTTCAATAG